The Mesotoga sp. UBA6090 genomic interval GATAATCGAGAAGATACAGGAACTGAGGAAGGCTCTGGGCTTCTCAGTTATATTCATCACTCACGATCTCTCTTTACTCGTGGAGATCAGTGATACTTTGGCAATAATGTATGCGGGCAAGATAGTGGAGTATGGAGCCTCCGAATCTCTTTTCAATCGGCCTCTGCACCCATACACGAGAGGGCTTATGAACTCCTTCCCATCCCTCACAGGTAAGATAAAACGGATGGGCGGTATCGAGGGAAAGCCTCCCGATCTTTTGAAGCCGCCTGAGGGCTGTAGATTTCACCCTCGTTGTCCGCAGGCAATGCCTATTTGCAGAGAGTCCTGTCCCGTTTTGGAGAGAATAGACGATCGCCATAGTGTCGCTTGTTTTCTTCACAAAGGAGCTGAGATCCTGTGAACGAGAATATCCTGGTTCTTGAAGGAGTCAACAAACACTTTCCCCTGAACTCTTTCAGAATGCGTGGAAAGGTTGTTCATGCTATGGACGACGTTTCTTTTTCTCTGCGAAAAGGAGAAGTGCTCGCGATAGTTGGAGAGTCCGGCAGCGGAAAAACCACAACGGCAAACGTAATAAGCAGGATCTACAGACAAACGGCAGGCAGAGTGGCGTTTGAAGGAAGAGAATTAAGCGGCACCATGTCACGAAAAGAAGAGCTGAAACATCACAAGAGGGTCCAAATGATATTTCAGGACCCTTTCGGGGCCTTGAATCCGACCAGAACGGTTGGCGGAATTATGGAACGGCCCTTCATTATTCACAGGATTGCGAAAGAAAAGAGATCGGTACAGGAAATGGTAGACAACATCCTCGTTCAGGTAGGCCTTGAGCCACCCGAGCAGTTCACTCGGAAGTTTCCTCATGAACTATCTGGCGGTCAGAGACAAAGGGTAAATATCGCCAGAGCCTTCTCTGTCGAGCCCGACCTTATTCTGGCTGATGAGCCCACTTCAATGCTCGACGTATCAAACAGGATGAGCATTATGAACATGATGCTGAACCTCAAAGAACGACATGGAGTATCTTTCATATACATAACTCATGATCTAGCAGGCGCCCGTTATATGAGCGACAGGATAATCGTTATGTATGCCGGCATGATCATGGAGATCGGTCCTGTAGAAGAGGTAATAAACAACTCTTTTCATCCGTACACGAGACTGTTGAAGTCTGCTGCTCCCTCTCCTGAAATTGGACTCAAGCGGAATCCGCTGACAACCGGAGGAGACATCCCCTCGCTGATCGATCCGCCAGGTGGCTGCCGTTTCCATCCACGTTGCCCGTTCGCCAAAGAGGCGTGTTATCTCGAGATACCGCCAATGAAGAAAATCGGTGAGAATCACTATGCAAGGTGCATTCTCTAGTCCAGGTATGTCTCTTTTTTTCTTTGGTGACTCCATTTTTAACATTGATGAAACAAAGACCGAATTCCTTCTATTGATTCTGAGCTGCAAACGATGGAAATCTCCACGAGTCCTTTGAGAGAAGCAAAGGCCAGCCGGTGCAGGCTCTTACCGGCCAAGCAAACCGAGCAGGAGTGCCCTGCTCAGTCGGGTATCCTGCGAGACTTTAGCCAGTTGTATGCCTTCGGACTGGATTCCCAGATCCTACGATAGTCTAGGGCATACATCAAAGCTTCCCGCTCTTCGTCTCTGTCCAGGGATTCTTCGAACTTTTCGGGTCCGATCTCTCTGTAAAGCATCTCAACAATTTCAGGATTCATTTTTGTTGCGCGAAGAAGGTACAAATTGGCATCCTGCTTTCTGTTTCTTATAATGCTAATGAACGCACGCCCCATTAGAAAATCTACGTCTTCCTCTCTAGAATGGCGTTCTAGCAACTTCTCGGCTTTCATGAAGTTTTTCTGTCTGAATAAGCTGTTAAGAAGGCCGTGCTTTGCGTGCACTCTGTCTTCCCGGTCTATATCGAGTAGCATTTCATAGATTTCTATCGCTCGCGCCTGGTCACCTACTCTAATTCTCAGAAAGTCAGCATAGTCAACTAGTAGATCCAGCAGGGGCCTGTTGTTCATACGATCATACTCGAGCGAGTAAGACTCCGATTCAATTTCATCTAATAGATTTTCCACTTTTGAATAACCGGCTTCCAGAGTGTATTGGCATTGATTGTTTAAACCTATCTCAGAGTAACTATTAGCCAGCATTGAGTAGAGTTGAAATTCGTATGGGTCTCTCTCAAGTGCGTTCTCCATCCGAACAACCCTTTCAGAATTATCACGTATAGAAGCGAGTCTCATCAATTTGTAATTTCCTGGTGGGAGGTTGTACTCGATTGTGGGAGAATCCCCGGAATGCAGAACGGTTAAGCCGGGAAGAAGTGCTTCTCTTTCCTCAAGAATGATCTTGTGTAG includes:
- a CDS encoding ABC transporter ATP-binding protein, which translates into the protein MNENILVLEGVNKHFPLNSFRMRGKVVHAMDDVSFSLRKGEVLAIVGESGSGKTTTANVISRIYRQTAGRVAFEGRELSGTMSRKEELKHHKRVQMIFQDPFGALNPTRTVGGIMERPFIIHRIAKEKRSVQEMVDNILVQVGLEPPEQFTRKFPHELSGGQRQRVNIARAFSVEPDLILADEPTSMLDVSNRMSIMNMMLNLKERHGVSFIYITHDLAGARYMSDRIIVMYAGMIMEIGPVEEVINNSFHPYTRLLKSAAPSPEIGLKRNPLTTGGDIPSLIDPPGGCRFHPRCPFAKEACYLEIPPMKKIGENHYARCIL